A single Hyperolius riggenbachi isolate aHypRig1 chromosome 12, aHypRig1.pri, whole genome shotgun sequence DNA region contains:
- the RPL23 gene encoding large ribosomal subunit protein uL14 encodes MSKRGRGGSSGAKFRISLGLPVGAVINCADNTGAKNLYIISVKGIKGRLNRLPAAGVGDMVMATVKKGKPELRKKVHPAVVIRQRKSYRRKDGVFLYFEDNAGVIVNNKGEMKGSAITGPVAKECADLWPRIASNAGSIA; translated from the exons ATGTCTAAGAGAG GACGCGGAGGTTCTTCCGGTGCGAAATTTCGCATCTCCCTTGGTCTCCCAGTGGGAGCCGTCATCAACTGCGCAGACAACACTG GCGCCAAGAACTTGTACATCATTTCTGTAAAAGGAATCAAAGGTCGTCTGAACAGGCTGCCAGCTGCGGGTGTTGGTGATATGGTGATGGCCACAGTTAAAAAAGGAAAGCCTGAGCTTAGGAAAAAGG TGCATCCGGCAGTGGTGATACGGCAACGAAAATCGTACCGGAGAAAAGATGGGGTGTTTCTGTATTTTGAAGACAATGCAGGGGTGATAGTGAACAATAAAGGGGAGATGAAAG gttCAGCTATCACCGGTCCAGTGGCAAAAGAATGTGCAGACCTATGGCCCAGGATTGCCTCCAATGCAGGAAGCATCGCCTGA